Below is a window of Sulfitobacter sp. SK012 DNA.
GTACCAGCACCCGCGCATTCGGCCGCGCCGCAAGAATTTCGGGCAACGCCCGCATAAAGATGTGGAACCCGCGCGTATGTTCAAGATTGCGGGTCACATATGTGACCACCTCGTCCTGCCGCGTCAGCTCCCGACCCAAACGCCCCAACGGCAGTTTTACCGTCGGCTTGGGTTTCAACAAATCGGTGCGAATGCCGTCATGCGACACATAAAGCTTGTCGTGGAAACTGCTCGGAAAGCGGTTGCGCTGCCACAGGGTTGGGCTGACGCCTTTATCAACGGTCTGAAGGTTCATAACCGGCACCGCATTGCGCGCATGCATCATAAACGGAGCCTGTTCAGACACTGTATCATCTGGGTCAAACCCAACCGGCCCTCCTGTGGCACTATAGTAATACTCAAAGAATCCGATGATCGGGACATCCGCCCAAAGTTCTTTGAAAAAAGTCAGTTCACCCCAGCCGACATGCCCAATGATAATATCCGGCTTGAATCCTTCTTTGGCCTCGATCTGGCGCGCAGCAAGGATCGCACCATAGCCATTGGCGCTGCATTCTTCCCAAACTTTGCTCAAGCCATACGCATCCTTGGCAGGGCGGCGGTGCGTCTTGTAAATCCGCGTTTCGACACCTTCAAAGCTAGGGGGCTTTTGGCGCTGGGTCAGAAAATATATTTGGTGCTGCTTTTGCGCGGCGAGCCATTGCACCATCTCTCGGTATTGACCCGGCATGTTCTGGTGCACAAAGAGAATATTCATCGGAAGCGTCCTGTTCTTAGCCTCAACTGCCCTAATACCCTTGGCCGCCCCAGCTTGGCAAAGCTATTTCCCACGCCAGACCGGATCTCGCTTTTCGGCAAAGGCCTTCGCTCCTTCATGCTGGTCTTCTGAGCCATACAGAATATCAACAGACGCCAATTGGCGTTGCGTGATGCGGTTTAGGGCATCCTGAAATTTTGCATCCTCGGCATCGCGCACGATCTCTTTGATTGCGGCGTAAACCAACGGTGGGCCAGACGCGAGAAGCCGCGCCAATTCCCATGCGCGCGCCATAACTTGATCGCCAGGAAGAATTTCGTTCACCAGACCCCAACCCTTGGCCTCACTTGCATCAAACCACCGACCCGTTAGCAAAAGCTCCATCGCAATGTGGTAAGGGATGCGCTTGGGCAGCTTGATGCTCGCCGCGTCGGCGACCGTACCAGACCGGATTTCAGGCAATGCAAATGTCGCGTGCTCAGCCGCCAAAATCATATCCGCCGACAGCGCCAGCTCCAGCCCACCACCGCAAGCAATCCCATTCACCGCGGCAATCACCGGCTTGTTCAGACCGCGCAACTCTTGTAATCCGCCAAAGCCACCAACGCCGTAGTCCCCATCAACGGCATCACCATCCG
It encodes the following:
- a CDS encoding carnitinyl-CoA dehydratase, translating into MDPIETRREGAILEVTLDRPKANAIDLATSRIMGKVFADFRDDPELRVAIVTGAGEKFFCPGWDLKAAADGDAVDGDYGVGGFGGLQELRGLNKPVIAAVNGIACGGGLELALSADMILAAEHATFALPEIRSGTVADAASIKLPKRIPYHIAMELLLTGRWFDASEAKGWGLVNEILPGDQVMARAWELARLLASGPPLVYAAIKEIVRDAEDAKFQDALNRITQRQLASVDILYGSEDQHEGAKAFAEKRDPVWRGK
- a CDS encoding glycosyltransferase family 4 protein, whose protein sequence is MNILFVHQNMPGQYREMVQWLAAQKQHQIYFLTQRQKPPSFEGVETRIYKTHRRPAKDAYGLSKVWEECSANGYGAILAARQIEAKEGFKPDIIIGHVGWGELTFFKELWADVPIIGFFEYYYSATGGPVGFDPDDTVSEQAPFMMHARNAVPVMNLQTVDKGVSPTLWQRNRFPSSFHDKLYVSHDGIRTDLLKPKPTVKLPLGRLGRELTRQDEVVTYVTRNLEHTRGFHIFMRALPEILAARPNARVLVLGGNDVSYGSKVATPGGLRAEMEAEVGDRVDWDRVHFLGQVPYGDYQRIIQVSRCHIYLTMPFVLSWSLLESMSMGATVVASDVAPVREAITHNETGLLVDFFDPAALAAQVVEVLEKPKAYEHLGKAARQHVIENYDFLTKCLPEHIAEINALVPAGKQIEIP